In the Deinococcus carri genome, one interval contains:
- a CDS encoding cold-shock protein gives MAVGKVKWFNAEKGFGFIETEGSDDVFAHFSAIQAQGFKKLNEGDEVEFEIEPGQRGKGPQAKNIVVTKAAPAPAYGDRPQRRDNNRW, from the coding sequence ATGGCTGTAGGCAAAGTGAAGTGGTTCAACGCGGAAAAAGGCTTCGGGTTTATCGAGACGGAAGGCAGCGACGACGTGTTCGCGCACTTCAGCGCCATCCAGGCCCAGGGCTTCAAGAAGCTCAACGAGGGTGACGAGGTCGAGTTCGAGATCGAACCCGGTCAGCGTGGCAAGGGTCCCCAGGCCAAGAACATCGTCGTGACGAAGGCCGCCCCGGCCCCCGCCTACGGCGACCGTCCCCAGCGCCGCGACAACAACCGCTGGTAA
- the rplL gene encoding 50S ribosomal protein L7/L12, producing the protein MAYDKQALIDQLSTLTIMELADLIDGLKEQWGVTAAVAVGGGAGAAAAPAAEEKTEFDVVLVDAGASKINVIKEIRAITGLGLKEAKDLSEKGGALKEGVSKDDAEKMKAQLEAAGAKVELR; encoded by the coding sequence ATGGCTTACGACAAGCAGGCTCTGATCGACCAGCTCAGCACCCTCACCATCATGGAACTCGCCGACCTCATCGACGGCCTCAAGGAACAGTGGGGCGTGACCGCCGCTGTGGCCGTCGGCGGTGGCGCTGGCGCGGCTGCGGCTCCCGCTGCCGAAGAGAAGACCGAGTTCGACGTCGTGCTGGTGGACGCGGGCGCGAGCAAGATCAACGTCATTAAGGAAATTCGCGCCATCACCGGCCTGGGTCTGAAGGAAGCCAAGGACCTCAGCGAGAAGGGCGGCGCGCTGAAGGAAGGCGTCAGCAAGGACGACGCCGAGAAGATGAAGGCCCAGCTCGAAGCGGCTGGGGCCAAGGTCGAACTCCGCTAA
- the rplJ gene encoding 50S ribosomal protein L10, whose amino-acid sequence MANERNQQNLSSLRGSLTGIETFYVVDYQGLTAGQLSRLRKDIREKGGQLIVAKNTLINLALQEGGRDFGDALKGPSALVLAHEDPAGVAKALSDAAKGNDRGIPAVKGGLVEGNRVDVRMIERLASLGSKQSLQGEFVGVLSAHLSNFVGILEAYQAKLGGGDAAEAQG is encoded by the coding sequence GTGGCGAACGAACGGAATCAGCAGAACCTGAGCAGCCTGAGAGGCAGCCTGACGGGCATCGAGACGTTCTACGTCGTCGATTACCAGGGCCTGACCGCCGGACAGCTCAGCCGTCTGCGCAAGGACATCCGCGAGAAGGGTGGGCAACTGATCGTTGCCAAGAACACCCTGATCAACCTCGCCCTTCAGGAAGGCGGCCGTGACTTCGGCGACGCCCTGAAAGGCCCCAGCGCCCTGGTGCTGGCCCATGAGGACCCCGCTGGCGTCGCCAAGGCGCTCAGCGACGCGGCCAAGGGCAACGACCGTGGCATCCCCGCCGTGAAGGGCGGCCTCGTCGAGGGCAACCGCGTGGACGTGCGCATGATCGAACGTCTGGCGAGCCTCGGCAGCAAGCAGAGCCTTCAGGGCGAGTTCGTGGGCGTGCTCAGCGCGCACCTCAGCAACTTCGTCGGGATCCTCGAAGCGTACCAGGCCAAGCTCGGCGGCGGCGACGCGGCCGAAGCCCAGGGCTAA